The following are from one region of the Silene latifolia isolate original U9 population chromosome 9, ASM4854445v1, whole genome shotgun sequence genome:
- the LOC141601474 gene encoding uncharacterized protein LOC141601474, with the protein MVGRGNIIRRMFGGGSRRRHDREEEEKEVEQPQPQPHQQQQQQPEDMRVVLSEDPAIGSWWEDKPGSVRAHEPGYPLRTEWESRIKRCITQIIAQVVTAKKKPEWLTVTNWEKLKKRPIENPEFAKTSEINKVNRRSGSKDGKALATHTLGRKNAVLAFKELGAEATPYKLMEKSKKDKHGNWINPRAEETDVGYRRLINQPMPEGLEPDPNESYYTASGGYNEKMRMWGMGSAAPELYDPPANRLAHHSVSSYSPSLLSRVTMENSQLRQQIGRMEGEMMTQKYKGDSMEAFLFEKYGWTPPPPLHAQVARLHFVETISRMTVIHLVVSTLPRLGKLLVS; encoded by the exons ATGGTAGGTCGTGGAAACATAATTAGACGGATGTTTGGAGGTGGTAGTCGTAGACGACATGAccgggaggaggaggagaaggaggtaGAGCAGCCACAGCCACAGCCAcaccagcagcagcagcagcagccagaGGACATGCGAGTTGTTCTATCAGAGGATCCTGCCATAGGATCCTG GTGGGAGGACAAGCCG GGTAGTGTTCGGGCCCACGAACCAGGATATCCCCTTAGGACTGAGTGGGAGAGTCGGATCAAGAGGTGTATTACCCAGATTATCGCCCAAGTCGTCACCGCAAAGAAAAAGCCGGAGTGGCTTACTGTCACAAATTGGGAGAAATTGAAGAAAAGGCCAATAGAGAATCCCGAATTTGCTAAAACTTCggaaataaataaggtaaatagaaggtCGGGAtcgaaagatgggaaagcattagCAACCCACACTCTCGGAAGGAAGAATGCAGTTTTGGCttttaaggaattg GGTGCTGAAGCCACACCGTACAAGCTCATGGAGAAGTCCAAGAAAGATAAGCATGGCAACTGGATTAACCCTCGAGCAGAAGAGACCGAT GTTGGTTACCGTCGACTTATAAACCAGCCAATGCCCGAGGGACTGGAACCAGATCCGAACGAGTCCTACTATACTGCCAGTGGAGGCTATAATGAGAAGATGCGCATGTGGGGTATGGGGTCAGCGGCACCAGAGTTGTACGATCCTCCAGCTAATAGGCTTGCCCATCACTCGGTTTCTTCTTACTCACCTAGTTTGCTTTCTCGAGTCACAATGGAAAATTCACAATTGCGACAGCAAATCGGTAGGATGGAGGGAGAGATGATGACCCAAAAGTACAAAGGAGATAGCATGGAGGCGTTCTTGTTCGAGAAGTATGGATGGACTCCCCCTCCCCCCCTACATGCTCAGGTGGCCCGCCTCCATTTCGTAGAGACGATTTCACGGATGACGGTCATCCATTTGGTAGTCAGCACGTTACCCCGATTAGGTAAACTCTTAGTTTCTTAA